A portion of the Nitrospirota bacterium genome contains these proteins:
- a CDS encoding methyltransferase regulatory domain-containing protein → MNPYDKFLYPSYAYPQTHPEHLATLATLFGMNPAPAENCRVLELGCGSGGNIVPMALVLPHSEFAGIDLAKSPIEQGQATVDALGLKNITLRQLDIMEVSADLGQFDYIIAHGLFSWVPPPVQEKIMAICKDLLSPNGVAYVSYNTHPGYHLQGMVRGMMRFHAAQYEGPKEQISQALSFVKFLSESLPENNYSKFLKDTVKELSERCDESIYHDELAEVNLPLYFYQFMELADKHGLQYLSDANFHDMQEAFPSDVTNILQALSKGRTMLKEQYMDFFRCRRFRRTLLCHKDVKLERTPQPEQMMNYYIASSAQPVSQRPAIASEAEEEFRNSQGASMKTGHPLAKAVIAELADAWPGSLHFNDLLLKVRSRLNSGPSENETASEEAVPALCKIILWTFAAGLSELHIGPPKFTMNVSERPVVSPLVRLQLKNDNRVTSLRHTSVQMDSSLERRLLMLMDGTRGREDLLNELAALVESGSADLQVNGELVQDRQKAIELLREGLEATLNKIARLALYVS, encoded by the coding sequence ATGAATCCTTACGATAAATTCCTTTATCCCAGTTACGCGTACCCGCAGACGCATCCTGAGCATCTCGCGACATTGGCCACTCTGTTCGGAATGAATCCTGCGCCTGCAGAAAACTGCCGGGTGCTTGAGCTCGGCTGCGGCAGCGGGGGCAATATTGTCCCTATGGCGCTGGTTTTGCCGCACAGTGAGTTTGCAGGCATTGACCTCGCGAAAAGCCCGATCGAGCAAGGACAGGCCACGGTAGATGCGCTTGGACTGAAAAACATCACTCTCCGGCAATTGGACATAATGGAGGTATCTGCCGATCTCGGACAATTCGATTACATCATCGCCCACGGACTGTTTTCATGGGTCCCGCCTCCGGTGCAGGAAAAGATCATGGCCATTTGCAAAGACCTCCTTTCACCGAATGGGGTTGCCTATGTGAGTTACAATACTCATCCCGGTTACCACCTTCAGGGTATGGTGCGAGGGATGATGCGCTTTCACGCCGCTCAATATGAAGGGCCGAAAGAGCAGATCAGCCAGGCTTTAAGTTTTGTAAAGTTTCTTTCAGAGTCGCTGCCTGAAAATAATTACAGCAAGTTCCTGAAGGACACAGTGAAAGAATTATCAGAGAGGTGCGATGAGAGCATTTACCATGACGAGCTGGCTGAGGTCAATCTGCCGCTTTATTTCTACCAGTTCATGGAGCTTGCTGACAAGCACGGGCTGCAGTATTTGTCTGATGCGAATTTTCATGATATGCAGGAGGCGTTTCCCTCGGATGTCACAAATATTTTGCAGGCCCTTTCAAAGGGCCGGACCATGCTCAAGGAACAATACATGGATTTTTTCAGATGCCGGAGGTTCCGGCGCACTCTCTTATGCCATAAGGATGTCAAACTGGAGCGGACGCCGCAGCCTGAGCAGATGATGAATTATTATATTGCCTCGTCTGCCCAGCCCGTATCACAAAGACCCGCAATTGCCTCTGAGGCCGAGGAAGAATTCCGGAATTCTCAGGGCGCGTCCATGAAGACAGGCCATCCGCTCGCAAAGGCTGTTATCGCTGAACTGGCAGATGCATGGCCGGGGTCATTGCATTTCAACGACCTGCTTTTGAAAGTACGAAGCCGTTTGAATAGCGGCCCTTCTGAAAATGAAACCGCCTCAGAAGAAGCTGTGCCCGCTCTGTGCAAAATTATTTTATGGACCTTTGCCGCAGGATTGTCAGAGCTTCATATTGGCCCTCCCAAATTTACTATGAATGTCAGTGAGCGTCCTGTTGTCAGTCCATTAGTGCGTTTACAACTGAAGAATGATAACCGTGTCACAAGCCTGCGCCACACAAGCGTACAGATGGATAGTTCACTGGAGAGGCGATTGTTGATGCTAATGGACGGCACCAGGGGTAGAGAGGACTTATTAAATGAGTTAGCAGCTCTGGTCGAGTCGGGCAGTGCAGATTTACAAGTGAATGGTGAGCTTGTGCAAGACAGGCAGAAAGCCATTGAGCTTTTAAGAGAAGGACTGGAGGCTACTCTTAATAAGATAGCGCGCCTTGCGTTATACGTATCGTGA
- a CDS encoding EamA family transporter, with translation MFKSDNWFALAFCSLLFWGLWGFFQKLATSYISPRNVYVFAALGTLIIVFFTLLSMNFKMEMHGKGTAYAVLAGLTGAIGGLFFVHSVGRGKASIVITLTALYPVVTILLSFIILKEEITLRQGIGVLLALISMALLSM, from the coding sequence ATGTTCAAGTCAGATAACTGGTTCGCTTTGGCCTTTTGCTCTCTTCTGTTCTGGGGGCTGTGGGGCTTTTTTCAGAAATTAGCGACGAGCTACATCAGCCCCAGGAATGTTTATGTCTTTGCCGCCCTCGGCACATTGATCATCGTCTTCTTCACTCTTCTGTCAATGAACTTCAAAATGGAAATGCACGGGAAAGGGACCGCTTATGCTGTCCTTGCGGGACTTACCGGAGCCATAGGCGGCCTGTTCTTTGTTCATTCTGTCGGCAGGGGAAAGGCCTCCATCGTAATAACACTGACCGCGCTTTATCCGGTTGTTACAATTCTCCTTTCGTTTATAATTCTGAAAGAAGAAATCACATTGAGGCAAGGTATCGGGGTCCTTCTTGCACTGATATCAATGGCGCTGCTTTCAATGTAG
- a CDS encoding DJ-1/PfpI family protein, with product MPKVAVILADGFEEVEAMAIIDVLRRAEIDVAVTGLHDGHVVSARKVKVIPDTVIDNVKADDFDMIVLPGGQPGSDNLNADKRVKDLIRDFHGKGKLAAAICAAPYVLANAGILEGKHVTSFPAYRERLGNSVYEEKVVVEDGNILTSRGPGTAICFGLAIVRRLAGKEKAQKIKDAMLVKQECD from the coding sequence ATGCCGAAGGTTGCGGTGATACTCGCTGACGGTTTTGAAGAGGTCGAGGCAATGGCGATAATTGACGTCTTGAGAAGGGCGGAAATCGATGTTGCAGTAACAGGCCTGCACGACGGCCATGTCGTAAGCGCGAGAAAGGTGAAGGTCATTCCTGATACTGTGATCGATAATGTGAAGGCTGATGACTTTGACATGATCGTGCTTCCGGGAGGGCAGCCCGGCTCTGACAATCTCAATGCGGACAAAAGAGTAAAAGACCTCATCAGGGATTTTCACGGAAAAGGAAAACTCGCCGCCGCTATTTGCGCGGCACCTTACGTCCTTGCGAATGCCGGCATACTTGAAGGCAAGCACGTAACTTCATTTCCAGCTTACAGGGAGAGGCTTGGTAATTCCGTGTACGAAGAAAAGGTTGTTGTAGAGGACGGGAATATCCTGACGAGCAGGGGTCCCGGGACAGCTATATGTTTTGGGCTTGCCATTGTCAGGAGACTGGCTGGTAAAGAAAAGGCACAGAAGATAAAAGATGCGATGCTGGTCAAGCAGGAGTGTGATTGA
- the prmA gene encoding 50S ribosomal protein L11 methyltransferase, with translation MKYYEFTVIAPDESREAVMNKLNDMGCLGFIERDGQLTAYFEGQKDIALLCDELSRFKLVLKSSGLGSALSFSHVLLPDKDWNAEWKKNITPILAGENITIIPPWEKEHAGRINILIDSGMAFGTGHHETTRTCLAHIERISTVGGRKSLLDIGTGTGILAIGASMLGFTQITGIDNDPLAVDAARRNVELNNLKNVEIKEGSISLVQGTFDVIIANLIAKTLIEIAPEIVSRLNRGGIAVLSGMLAGDEENVLKAAENAGLIPEEKMFDDKWVTMVLTRGKK, from the coding sequence ATGAAATACTACGAATTTACTGTCATTGCCCCGGATGAATCAAGGGAAGCCGTCATGAATAAATTGAATGATATGGGCTGCCTCGGTTTTATTGAAAGGGACGGACAGCTCACCGCCTATTTTGAAGGGCAAAAAGATATCGCACTTCTCTGTGACGAGCTGTCCCGGTTTAAGCTGGTGCTCAAATCTTCCGGCCTTGGATCAGCGCTTTCTTTCAGTCATGTCCTGCTTCCTGATAAAGACTGGAATGCCGAATGGAAAAAGAATATCACTCCTATCCTTGCAGGAGAAAATATCACGATTATTCCCCCATGGGAAAAGGAGCACGCCGGACGTATCAACATCCTTATAGATTCGGGGATGGCGTTCGGCACAGGTCATCATGAGACCACAAGGACCTGCCTTGCGCATATTGAAAGAATTTCAACAGTAGGCGGGAGAAAAAGTCTCCTCGATATCGGAACCGGTACAGGTATTCTTGCCATCGGGGCATCCATGTTGGGATTTACGCAAATAACCGGGATTGACAATGACCCGCTTGCTGTTGACGCAGCCCGAAGAAATGTTGAACTGAACAACCTGAAGAATGTGGAAATAAAGGAAGGAAGTATTTCATTGGTACAGGGTACATTTGATGTCATCATTGCTAATCTCATCGCCAAAACGCTTATTGAGATCGCCCCTGAAATCGTATCCAGGCTGAATCGCGGGGGCATTGCTGTTCTTTCAGGTATGCTTGCCGGAGATGAGGAGAATGTTTTAAAGGCAGCGGAAAATGCGGGTCTCATACCTGAAGAAAAAATGTTCGACGATAAATGGGTGACAATGGTTCTCACGCGTGGGAAAAAATAG
- a CDS encoding ABC transporter ATP-binding protein: MNIVTAKGLTKYYNSLCALNGIDFEIIKGECFGFLGPNGAGKTTAMSIIHCFMPPTSGEVKVFGMDVIENPSEIKARLGVMPQDNNLDPDLSVLENLIVYARYFDIPREEAAQRAGELLNFAEISEKSGVKITSLSGGMKRRLLLARALINNPEMMILDEPTTGLDPHSRHSVWDQLNQLKAKGITFILTTHYMEEAEKLCDRVAIMDSGRIVAIDSPSKLTAVHGGDLEEIYLKLTGSSLEG, from the coding sequence ATGAATATAGTTACTGCTAAGGGCCTGACGAAATACTACAACTCTTTATGCGCGCTGAACGGCATAGATTTTGAGATCATTAAAGGCGAATGTTTCGGTTTCCTTGGACCAAACGGCGCTGGCAAAACTACTGCCATGAGCATAATCCACTGTTTTATGCCGCCCACGTCAGGGGAAGTAAAAGTGTTCGGCATGGACGTTATTGAAAATCCATCGGAGATAAAGGCAAGATTAGGCGTAATGCCCCAGGACAACAACCTCGATCCAGATCTTTCCGTCCTTGAGAACCTGATTGTCTATGCAAGATATTTTGATATACCCAGGGAAGAAGCTGCGCAGCGGGCAGGAGAGCTTCTGAATTTTGCGGAAATCAGCGAGAAGTCCGGCGTAAAAATAACGAGCCTCTCAGGTGGAATGAAGCGCAGGCTGCTCCTTGCAAGGGCGCTGATAAACAATCCTGAAATGATGATTCTGGACGAACCCACGACCGGGCTTGATCCCCACAGCAGGCATTCCGTCTGGGACCAGCTTAATCAATTGAAGGCGAAAGGCATAACTTTCATACTTACGACACACTACATGGAAGAGGCTGAAAAACTCTGCGACAGGGTGGCGATCATGGATTCAGGACGGATTGTTGCGATAGATTCTCCGTCAAAGCTTACAGCCGTTCACGGCGGAGATCTGGAAGAAATTTATTTAAAACTGACAGGGAGCAGCCTTGAGGGATAA
- a CDS encoding ABC transporter permease codes for MKIKRAFRIWQRNFTVYKKLYLSSIAFNFVEPVLYLVAMGLGLGGLVKDVNGVPYIKFIAPGLIASSAMFATASECTYGTYIRMAHQKTFDAILATPVSIDDLTAGEMMWGATKSVFYGSIITLVIFLFGLVDSPVIILAIPVLFISGMIFAEISIITTAVVPGIDFFSYFFTVLLTPSFLFSGIFFPLDTLPPVVTKIAFFTPLYHLVNICRAFSAGSLYSVRWDIAWLIIVAGLLAPYPFRLMRRRMIK; via the coding sequence TTGAAAATTAAAAGGGCGTTCAGGATCTGGCAGAGAAATTTTACTGTTTACAAAAAGCTCTATCTGTCGAGCATAGCCTTCAATTTTGTCGAACCGGTGCTTTACCTTGTTGCGATGGGGCTTGGGCTTGGAGGCCTTGTAAAGGATGTGAACGGCGTGCCCTATATAAAATTCATTGCCCCGGGGCTGATCGCTTCCTCCGCGATGTTTGCAACTGCCTCCGAATGCACTTACGGAACTTATATCAGAATGGCGCATCAGAAAACATTTGACGCAATACTTGCCACGCCTGTGAGTATAGACGACCTCACAGCCGGAGAGATGATGTGGGGCGCGACAAAAAGCGTTTTCTACGGCTCAATAATAACCCTTGTGATCTTCTTATTCGGACTCGTTGATTCGCCGGTGATCATTCTTGCCATACCCGTGCTTTTTATCAGCGGAATGATCTTCGCGGAAATCTCGATAATAACTACCGCTGTTGTGCCGGGCATCGATTTTTTCAGTTATTTCTTTACCGTCCTGTTAACGCCGAGTTTTCTTTTCTCCGGAATTTTTTTCCCGCTCGATACGTTGCCCCCGGTTGTTACGAAGATAGCTTTCTTTACGCCCCTTTATCATCTCGTGAATATCTGCAGGGCGTTTTCAGCAGGCTCATTATACTCCGTGAGATGGGACATAGCGTGGCTTATCATTGTAGCCGGACTGCTTGCGCCCTACCCCTTCAGGCTCATGCGCAGAAGGATGATAAAATAA
- a CDS encoding helix-turn-helix domain-containing protein has product MVFDAVAQHNSGILSMNSFKQFMKHKGLNVKTNAAPPLNENFSIIKDNGRLPTLEEAEELLISEALKRANGNQGIAASLLGLTRQALNKRIKRNEAIEK; this is encoded by the coding sequence ATGGTTTTTGATGCCGTCGCCCAGCATAATTCCGGGATACTTTCAATGAATAGTTTTAAGCAGTTCATGAAACACAAAGGTTTGAATGTGAAAACCAATGCTGCCCCGCCACTTAATGAGAATTTTTCCATCATCAAGGACAACGGACGCCTACCTACCCTGGAGGAAGCAGAAGAACTTTTGATATCCGAGGCATTAAAACGCGCGAATGGCAATCAGGGCATAGCCGCGTCCCTTCTGGGCCTCACCCGGCAGGCGCTGAATAAGCGCATAAAACGCAACGAGGCAATTGAGAAATGA
- a CDS encoding competence/damage-inducible protein A: MQNSKTAGIIIIGNEILSGKVRDINSHFLVCELRGLGVDVRRISVIPDDIDIIGREAAEFSRRYDYVFTSGGVGPTHDDVTMAGIAKGFGVKLVQHPEIEKILTLRFKNNVNSALLKMAELPEGVEIICEQNMRFPVVSFKNIFIFPGIPDYMRNKFSFIKERFRSPSFYLKKIYLNTHETEIAESLNIVVAEHSGVAFGSYPITGAKEYRVLITAESKSEESLNKAADDLLRRLPQDIIVKVE, from the coding sequence ATGCAAAATTCAAAGACGGCTGGGATAATAATCATCGGGAACGAAATACTCTCCGGGAAGGTGAGGGACATTAATTCTCACTTTCTTGTTTGTGAATTGAGGGGCCTGGGAGTGGATGTCAGGCGGATATCAGTCATACCTGATGATATAGATATAATAGGCAGGGAAGCCGCGGAGTTTTCGAGACGTTATGATTACGTTTTCACGTCAGGCGGGGTAGGGCCTACTCATGATGATGTGACAATGGCAGGCATCGCAAAAGGCTTTGGCGTGAAGCTTGTACAGCATCCTGAAATTGAGAAGATATTAACTTTAAGGTTCAAGAACAATGTAAACAGCGCACTCTTGAAAATGGCGGAATTGCCGGAGGGGGTTGAAATCATTTGCGAGCAGAACATGCGCTTTCCCGTTGTTTCGTTCAAGAACATTTTTATCTTTCCCGGCATCCCGGATTACATGCGGAACAAGTTCTCATTTATAAAAGAACGGTTCCGTTCCCCGTCATTCTATCTGAAAAAAATTTATCTCAATACGCATGAAACTGAAATTGCGGAAAGTTTGAATATAGTTGTTGCGGAACATTCAGGCGTCGCATTCGGTTCATATCCAATTACCGGAGCGAAGGAATACAGGGTCTTGATAACCGCCGAATCCAAATCTGAAGAATCTCTTAACAAGGCAGCAGATGACTTATTGAGAAGACTTCCGCAGGACATAATTGTCAAAGTTGAATGA
- a CDS encoding putative sulfate exporter family transporter, which produces MNKNDFHKQLKDIRPGLLLAVLIGLAGYGLTSIIKSSLLDPLIIALILGIAVKSSLRESKKFESGVVLASSIFLPAGIIFYGLQNLNFAKLTEVDPTILLLMLVVMSVYFAVILLMGKLLGQKKQITYLTASGSAICGASAIAVTSPAVDAEPDDVSISLLSVTIAAFVGFALFLPFLASLFNLTSRNYCFLTGTTLQFTGLVAVAAQYTPFLKNDMPVTEMLSLALSVKAVRYLALLVAVPLFSSLIKKKLSVPWFLWAFIAAGLLGTWIYSAHGSASHSVLARYIKPVHTISWSIAMSAIGLNAEVKELLSNNGSKSLIMAFGGFIAATITFFAGLYIINYI; this is translated from the coding sequence ATGAATAAAAATGACTTTCATAAGCAATTAAAAGATATACGTCCGGGGTTACTGCTGGCTGTTTTGATAGGATTGGCGGGTTATGGCCTGACGAGTATTATTAAGTCTTCATTGCTTGACCCCTTGATAATTGCTTTGATATTGGGAATTGCGGTTAAATCTTCGTTGAGGGAAAGCAAAAAATTTGAATCAGGGGTTGTCCTTGCATCCTCAATATTCCTTCCCGCAGGAATAATCTTTTACGGCCTGCAGAACCTGAATTTCGCAAAACTTACCGAAGTGGATCCGACCATATTACTTCTCATGCTGGTGGTCATGTCAGTCTACTTTGCAGTAATACTTCTGATGGGCAAATTATTGGGACAGAAAAAACAGATAACCTATCTTACCGCTTCCGGGTCGGCAATCTGCGGCGCTTCCGCTATCGCCGTTACCTCCCCGGCCGTAGATGCAGAACCCGACGACGTCTCTATCTCACTATTGTCCGTGACCATAGCAGCGTTTGTAGGTTTTGCGCTTTTTCTTCCATTCCTTGCCTCATTGTTCAACCTTACAAGCAGGAATTACTGTTTCCTGACAGGGACCACTCTTCAATTCACAGGACTCGTGGCAGTTGCCGCCCAATACACGCCATTCTTAAAAAATGATATGCCTGTCACAGAAATGCTCTCACTTGCCCTTTCGGTTAAAGCGGTAAGATACCTTGCCCTGCTGGTGGCCGTTCCCCTTTTCTCGAGTCTCATAAAAAAGAAACTGTCCGTCCCGTGGTTTTTATGGGCCTTCATTGCGGCAGGTTTGCTTGGCACCTGGATCTATTCAGCGCATGGAAGCGCTTCGCACTCTGTTCTGGCGCGATACATTAAACCTGTTCACACTATCTCGTGGTCCATAGCCATGTCGGCAATCGGTCTTAACGCGGAAGTGAAAGAACTGTTGAGCAATAACGGCTCGAAGTCCCTCATAATGGCCTTTGGGGGATTTATCGCGGCAACAATAACATTTTTTGCCGGACTATATATTATCAACTATATCTAA
- a CDS encoding PAS domain-containing protein, whose translation MDANSEYNISSPKTSIRNNILLSFFIVLTIGGIALNIIFQNLIQKTLYHEGVDKIIIENISRHFTVIGSGITITGILVIMFIALFMSERITRPIKKLTNGMLEIAQGKWDTRIKLKTHDELGQLSDGFNFMVERIETALKELKASKEYTDNIVLSVPSILIVLSGRSNILSVNTAFERLHDQFPSISMEHFVRPLEDEINKNLQTGKTVKKEIVLVPERSDISLIFSATISSIGNGKADYDGEDTARVLLTITDITERTKMKELVMQSRQDWEDTFNIIPDMITIHDKDFNIIQANKAAQEVLKLPFLSPGKINKCSKYYHGTEAPPKGCPSCDCMNTKKSATFEVFEPHLEKYIEIRAIPRINADNELIGLIHIVRDITQRKQIEDEHNQLLKVVTRAKIEWEVTFDTVTEFIILIDKKFNIKRCNSSFAQYAGLPTNKLVNKKCYEHFTPHKDVDFSHCQMLIENEEPMERVEIRTRDDHWFYVSQRPIRDKKGKYLHTVIIATDITNLKNAQQMLKKSEQNLKKQVEDLEKFYEMAVGRELKMKELKKEIKILNSELSSYKENELIKK comes from the coding sequence ATGGACGCTAACTCTGAATATAACATAAGCTCTCCAAAGACAAGCATAAGAAATAATATTCTCCTGTCTTTCTTTATTGTCTTAACAATCGGCGGCATCGCGCTTAATATCATATTTCAAAATCTCATTCAAAAGACTTTATATCATGAGGGTGTTGATAAAATAATTATTGAAAATATCAGCAGGCATTTTACTGTCATTGGCTCAGGGATCACTATCACAGGCATTCTCGTTATTATGTTTATCGCCCTTTTCATGTCTGAAAGGATCACAAGGCCCATTAAAAAATTGACCAATGGAATGCTTGAGATAGCGCAGGGCAAGTGGGACACAAGGATAAAGCTTAAAACTCATGATGAATTAGGTCAGCTCTCCGATGGATTCAACTTTATGGTGGAGCGCATTGAAACGGCTTTAAAGGAGCTTAAGGCGTCAAAAGAATACACTGACAACATAGTGTTGTCCGTTCCCTCAATCCTGATCGTATTAAGCGGCCGGTCAAACATTCTTTCTGTGAATACGGCATTTGAAAGGCTGCATGATCAATTCCCCTCTATATCCATGGAGCATTTCGTCAGGCCTCTTGAAGATGAAATCAATAAGAACCTGCAGACCGGCAAAACCGTCAAAAAAGAGATCGTCCTTGTCCCTGAACGCTCTGATATCAGCCTGATCTTTTCAGCCACGATATCCAGTATCGGGAACGGAAAAGCAGATTATGACGGTGAAGATACTGCCCGCGTCCTTTTGACCATAACAGATATAACCGAACGGACGAAAATGAAAGAGCTGGTAATGCAGTCCAGGCAGGATTGGGAAGACACTTTCAATATTATCCCGGACATGATTACTATCCACGATAAAGACTTTAATATCATACAGGCGAACAAAGCGGCCCAGGAAGTACTCAAACTGCCCTTCCTGTCACCGGGCAAGATAAACAAGTGCAGTAAGTATTACCACGGGACGGAAGCACCTCCTAAAGGCTGCCCGAGCTGCGACTGCATGAATACAAAAAAGTCCGCAACATTCGAAGTATTTGAGCCTCATCTGGAAAAGTATATAGAGATAAGGGCCATCCCTCGGATTAACGCCGATAACGAGTTGATAGGCTTGATACACATTGTCAGAGACATAACCCAGCGCAAGCAGATAGAAGATGAACATAATCAGCTCCTTAAAGTTGTAACACGCGCCAAGATAGAATGGGAAGTGACCTTCGACACGGTAACTGAATTCATCATACTGATAGACAAAAAATTCAATATCAAAAGATGCAACAGCAGTTTTGCCCAGTACGCGGGATTGCCGACCAATAAACTCGTCAATAAAAAATGCTATGAACACTTTACACCTCACAAAGACGTGGATTTCAGTCATTGCCAGATGCTCATAGAAAATGAAGAACCCATGGAAAGAGTGGAAATACGGACCAGGGACGATCACTGGTTTTATGTAAGCCAGCGCCCCATACGGGATAAAAAAGGCAAATATCTGCACACGGTAATTATAGCCACTGATATTACAAATCTGAAAAATGCCCAGCAAATGCTAAAAAAATCCGAGCAGAACCTCAAGAAGCAGGTAGAAGACCTTGAAAAGTTTTATGAGATGGCCGTGGGCAGGGAGCTGAAAATGAAAGAACTGAAGAAAGAAATAAAAATATTAAATTCCGAACTTTCGTCGTATAAGGAAAATGAACTCATTAAAAAGTAA
- a CDS encoding HD domain-containing protein — MNSLKSKPETQGVLEVYIRDNMRLIDSLPHSVFITDTEFNIVFSNAAMKTLLGNNGNLHDAKCHQWFHHSDVPAEDLPVLALRNEQRKIYDAGLNKHLLINSSPLVRDKNLIGVIHSVTDISEIKQSENEHKELIEIYASAINDIKKRQIKAQTGREAFFNMLEDLNESFKELEDLFLKLVRVMVNALDAKSPWTKGHSERVSMYAGQIAKEMMLDDDEVKSIKLAGLLHDIGKIGTDDYLLDKPGALTREEFEVVRKHPAQGAEILKGIKQLKDIIPLIKHHHEKLDGTGYPDRLNDGQIPLGAKILHVADSFDSMTSDRPYRPAPGTEYALSELFKYKGKQFDSTVVEAFLRVLERQTGEN; from the coding sequence ATGAACTCATTAAAAAGTAAACCGGAAACTCAGGGCGTTCTTGAAGTCTATATCCGGGACAACATGAGGCTGATCGACTCACTGCCCCACTCCGTATTCATAACGGACACGGAATTCAACATTGTATTTTCCAACGCTGCCATGAAGACCCTTTTGGGCAATAACGGCAATTTACATGATGCAAAATGTCATCAATGGTTCCACCATTCAGATGTTCCCGCGGAAGACCTCCCTGTTTTGGCGCTGAGGAATGAACAAAGAAAAATATATGATGCCGGCCTTAATAAGCATCTGCTGATAAATTCCTCTCCGCTCGTTCGCGATAAGAATTTAATAGGCGTCATTCATTCCGTCACTGATATTTCCGAGATTAAACAATCTGAAAATGAGCACAAGGAACTGATTGAGATCTACGCAAGCGCGATTAACGACATTAAAAAACGCCAGATAAAGGCGCAGACCGGACGGGAGGCCTTTTTCAACATGCTCGAGGACCTCAATGAGTCCTTCAAAGAGCTTGAAGATCTGTTCCTGAAACTTGTGCGTGTAATGGTCAACGCCCTTGACGCAAAGAGCCCGTGGACAAAAGGACATTCGGAACGGGTGTCGATGTATGCCGGACAGATCGCAAAGGAAATGATGCTTGATGACGATGAAGTAAAAAGCATCAAGCTTGCCGGACTGCTTCATGACATCGGGAAGATCGGGACAGACGATTATCTCCTTGATAAACCTGGCGCGCTTACAAGAGAGGAATTCGAAGTTGTCAGAAAGCATCCCGCCCAGGGCGCGGAAATACTCAAAGGCATCAAGCAATTAAAAGACATAATCCCTCTGATAAAACATCACCACGAAAAGCTTGACGGCACTGGATATCCTGACAGGCTTAATGACGGGCAAATTCCCCTTGGCGCAAAAATTCTTCATGTGGCTGACTCATTTGATTCAATGACCTCTGACAGGCCGTACAGGCCTGCGCCGGGGACTGAATATGCATTGTCTGAATTGTTCAAATATAAAGGGAAACAATTCGACTCTACAGTAGTAGAGGCATTCCTGAGAGTGCTTGAAAGACAAACAGGGGAAAATTAA